In a genomic window of Scheffersomyces stipitis CBS 6054 chromosome 4, complete sequence:
- a CDS encoding predicted protein — protein sequence SPSPPPPYEKPIANGASNGNDTELVSAAEALTQLNQSASPTSGTQSIASPIDDASSETQHPFVTKVSQVTKHPIVTNAVKFYESSKRQYATFNYAAEIVEKAAFPVVKNLEEGLNNRHQARQKKLSPVTSKRRRLSNASGVDSKVTPETTKRIQFCLHILRLATDNITSKVNFLQQKMLEREKVAQEEHEKQQQELEQQAQEESAVPTTEVVEQANTEIVSTVKKIIHLLSNFRPSSLSAESLSPTPSHSEDSELKQSIRDIILTLPNTLQQNSVASSPNANNAQQVNDRVFLFAKESLDMIAKLTTVFNEQLAKAESWVGGE from the exons TCGCCCTCACCACCTCCACCTTATGAGAAGC CTATCGCAAACGGTGCCAGCAACGGAAACGATACCGAATTGGTCTCGGCAGCAGAGGCTCTTACACAGTTGAACCAATCAGCTTCGCCGACTTCTGGCACTCAAAGTATAGCTTCTCCAATCGACGACGCTAGCAGTGAAACTCAGCATCCGTTTGTCACCAAGGTGTCGCAGGTCACGAAACATCCCATCGTGACCAATGCTGTCAAGTTCTACGAAAGCTCGAAGAGACAATATGCCACTTTTAACTATGCGGctgaaattgtagaaaaagCGGCTTTTCCTGtagtcaagaacttggaagaggGTTTGAACAATAGACATCAGGCTagacagaagaagcttTCTCCTGTGACGTCAAAGAGAAGACGTCTTTCCAATGCCAGTGGTGTAGATTCCAAGGTAACTCCAGAAACAACGAAGAGAATCCAGTTCTGTTTGCATATCTTACGGTTAGCCACCGATAACATCACCAGCAAAGTAAACTTCTTGCAGCAGAAAATGTTAGAACGCGAGAAAGTGGCTCAGGAAGAACACgagaagcagcagcaggAGTTGGAGCAACAAGCTCAAGAAGAGAGCGCAGTACCTACTACTGAAGTTGTGGAACAGGCCAATACCGAAATTGTATCTACAGTTAAGAAGATTATCCACCTACTCTCCAACTTCAGACCTTCTTCCTTGAGTGCCGAAAGCTTATCCCCCACTCCGAGCCATTCGGAAGATAGTGAGTTGAAACAGTCGATCAGAGACATCATTTTGACGTTACCCAATACTTTGCAACAAAACAGCGTAGCCAGCAGTCCCAATGCCAACAACGCTCAGCAGGTCAATGATAGAGTATTTTTGTTTGCCAAAGAATCATTGGATATGATTGCCAAATTGACCACTGTTTTCAACGAGCAGTTGGCCAAGGCTGAATCATGGGTAGGTGGAGAA
- a CDS encoding predicted protein, whose protein sequence is MQYCRIGSAWVVFTFVSIVLFGWKTGLLKEYWPTFTLAESGAFRAIVECSDIHTPSHCYSLHHVNLNSEFAKHKPQALSFLLQSCLDSVNRTSNDVMFLLDLQNCFHQSELIEVSSENRARRDTWAYEVVVVLVIFQVVVGAVSFHRTSAIGQKSEFADPKSTTIQENRLTGEFSEANTAVRKAEDSNSKSSRYIRTNFPCDKISAAWKLSDSNNDAEAESHDSQNESKNRAIVREVKKRYASDSKPFVTTPKATLISLTCGNDQDADGEFVEQNVGINSVVPQTQIQLQNFPSGNCKRIQETGPTAESSVEKNVSQNVSPQAPDQLVPFSHSTGTRDRKENFDISTAQGRSDFKRYLKNSVGLSIPYSAPINVSRQWHNYGGTASGGIVFNGSRTALQPSSLSITYGELKKRDNYKKRYQRIYVPGRGWVSSKKLAYEEAVYGPDSPVRSKVS, encoded by the exons ATGCAATATTGTCGCATTGGTAGTGCTTGGGTCGTGTTTACATTTGTGTCCATCGTCCTATTCGGTTGGAAGACTGGCTTGTTGAAAGAGTATTGGCCAACTTTTACTTTGGCAGAATCAGGTGCTTTCAGAGCCATAGTGGAATGTAGCGATATCCACACCCCTTCACATTGCTACAGTCTACACCATGTTAATCTAAACTCCGAGTTTGCAAAACACAAACCGCAAGCCTTGCTGTTTTTATTGCAAAG CTGTTTGGATTCAGTTAATAGAACCTCCAACGACGTTATGTTTCTTCTAGATTTGCAAAACTGCTTTCATCAAAGCGAGCTCATCGAGGTTTCCAGCGAAAACCGAGCTAGAAGAGACACATGGGCGTATGAGGTTGTGGTGGTATTGGTTATCTTTCAAGTAGTAGTTGGAGCAGTAAGTTTTCACAGGACAAGTGCGATCGGCCAGAAGTCGGAATTTGCAGATCCTAAATCTACAACAATCCAAGAGAATCGGCTAACAGGCGAATTTAGCGAGGCTAATACTGCTGTCAGGAAAGCCGAAGATAGCAATAGTAAGTCTTCAAGGTACATCAGGACCAATTTCCCATGTGACAAAATTTCTGCTGCATGGAAGCTCCTGGATCTGAACAATGACGCCGAGGCAGAATCTCACGATAGTCAGAACGAGAGCAAAAATCGTGCAATTGTCAGggaagtgaagaagagatacGCCTCAGACCTGAAGCCTTTTGTTACGACTCCTAAAGCTACTTTAATCTCGTTAACATGTGGAAACGACCAGGACGCTGATGGAGAGTTTGTTGAGCAGAATGTTGGCATCAATTCTGTTGTTCCTCAGACCCAGATCCAGCTCCAGAACTTTCCCTCGGGCAATTGCAAGAGAATACAGGAGACAGGCCCCACGGCTGAATCCTCGGTAGAGAAAAATGTGTCGCAAAATGTGTCACCGCAAGCACCAGACCAGCTAGTACCCTTTTCCCACTCTACTGGGACGAGAGACAGAAAGGAGAACTTTGACATTTCCACGGCCCAGGGCCGCAGCGACTTCAAACGGTACTTGAAGAACCTGGTGGGCCTCTCTATTCCATATCTGGCACCGATAAACGTTTCTCGCCAATGGCATAACTACGGCGGCACCGCTAGCGGCGGAATCGTTTTCAACGGGAGCCGCACCGCGCTACAGCCGTCCCTGCTTTCCATCACATACGGGGAGCTCAAGAAGCGAGATAACTACAAGAAGCGGTACCAAAGGATTTACGTTCCAGGGCGAGGCTGGGTTTCTTCGAAGAAGCTAGCTTATGAAGAGGCGGTGTATGGTCCCGATAGCCCTGTCAGGTCGAAGGTGTCGTGA
- the RRP5 gene encoding Part of small ribosomal subunit (SSU) processosome (contains U3 snoRNA) (Rrp5p is the only ribosomal RNA processing trans-acting factor that is required for the synthesis of both 18S and 5.8S rRNAs~go_function RNA binding~go_function RNA binding) gives MSETYGSKSVLSSSEVSFPRGGATALTPLEVKEISNEATKDVLFEAANSAKRTASSKTDRPAKKARRAPKKKSQEDADEAEEDSKVQIENITFKSLIPGTLVLGQITAVGKLDITLALGDNLVGYIPITSISEELTIQIEQYEKAEDSDEESEDEEDEQESEDGKIRTATLKSKSRPEFPELKTLFSIGQWLRAKVVQPSSSQNQNQKQKKRIQLTIEPETVNQPLEDEDLIPGNALQCSVKSVEDHGIIMNTGRDGLSGFISNKEIKNTPDLDVEILKPGKVLLTSIVSKSASRTVNLRPIHSTSVSKKSAVTSISSVDAVLPGILVDALVADVTKNGLIVKVFGLVDATINLAQLQEFDFNALKHKYAIGNNIKARVMAVLTRAGSKKLILSHLPHAISYTSTASNPDALEAFPIGHVLEDAEVVGSDPNYVFLKFGGSILGQVHNSKIDKDKTLEHDFNLGSKHSARVIGFNSIDNLLVLTMESHVINSQYLHASDVPNGTAVKSCEIIKVLPEAGGIVIKVLDEFEGFVPGSHMSDIKLVYPERKFKVGSKVRGRVLSKQGNKLVVTFKKSLVNIEDDEVLARFEDAKIGFKTPAIVEKFVHNGAIVSFFGNLRAFLPKNEISETFVSNASDYLRLGQTVNVRVLDVKQEEKRMLVTLRHSSELTNTQKSSIDDLQPGKSIVTVSVVEKTKDSVIVELEGNSLRGVIYTGHLTDGNYEQNRAYAKKLSIGEKLEVLVLEKDLKARTVIVSAKKSLIDAAKQDAIPAYFKDIKVDNKMLRGFVKSVTNKGLFVSFAGKLTGLVLAKYATSNENEDLLKKFYKYQSIACRVINIDEENKRFLLTLKDVNGSKNIDSEAVVNPVDTSKKLIGDFVPGIATKAVIKSVKGTQLNVQLADNLQGRIAATECFNSWNEIKDKKQPLSQFHKGQVIDVKIIGFHDAKNHKFLPITHTRSNKNIILELSLIKKDLESSTPYQELTFSSIVPGSQHIVFVNNIAKGYVWASLSPNIRGRISFMELTDNVSVFDDLENNLPIGSAISATVKEVDNEHHSVVLTARKNMVASIKDVKVGQKYPARILKVRDTYVLVELGEKVVASAFITDALDNYSDKLESVFTTNEFATATVLDIDTDSEKIAVSLRTDSPTDKVINSIADLNRGDVVKGFVKNVANNGVYVSLGRSVHALVRVADLSDAYLKDWKKYFKPHQPILGKISACKEEGRVLMTLKESEVSGELNVLKRFDDLVVGEIFEGSVKRATDFGVFIKLDGTLNITGLCHHSQIADKDVDNVTSLFGEGDRVKVKLLAIDSDKKQLSLGMKASYFTTGEETEGETDDIEMKESDDESEVEESEEEEAENDEDDDDDEEDEEEDVEEKSTGSLSGLATNGFDWTASILDQAEDDDESSDEEDFTQDKKSKKKKQNIVEDKTADLNTRAPQSVADFERLLVGNPNSSILWMNYMSFQLQLSEADKAREIGERALKTINYRDEQEKLNIWIALLNLENTFGTDESLEEIFKRSTQYMDSLTMHQKLVSIYSMSEKYYQAEELYKVMTKKFGKSISVWVQYGSFLLDRKLQEETHEVLAKALQTLPKRDHIEVVRKFAQLEFSKGDAEQGRSLFEGLVADAPKRIDLWNVYVDQEIKQDNKSKVEDIFERALAKKLSRKQAKFFFTKWLAFEEEKGDEQMAARIKARAVEYAQSHK, from the exons ATGCTGGAAACTTACGGGTCCAAGTCGGTGCTCAGCAGCAGCGAAGTCTCCTTCCCAAGAGGTGGAGCCACTGCCTTGACTCCACTTGAAGTGAAGGAAATCTCCAATGAAGCCACGAAAGATGTTCTTTTTGAAGCCGCTAATTCTGCAAAGAGAACTGCTTCCAGCAAGACAGACAGACCAGCCAAGAAGGCAAGAAGAGCTCCTAAGAAAAAGAGCCAAGAAGATGCAGAcgaagcagaagaagactcaaAAGTCCAGATCGAGAATATCACCTTTAAGAGTTTGATTCCAGGCACTCTCGTATTGGGTCAGATTACTGCTGTAGGAAAATTGGATATCACTTTGGCTCTTGGCGATAACCTCGTTGGTTACATCCCCATTACGTCCATAAGCGAAGAGTTGACCATCCAAATTGAACAGTACGAAAAGGCcgaagattcagatgaagaatcagaagacgaagaagatgaacaagaatcGGAAGACGGCAAGATAAGAACCGCAACATTAAAGAGCAAGTCACGCCCAGAATTCCCCGAGCTCAAGACGTTATTCTCCATTGGCCAATGGTTGAGGGCCAAGGTAGTCCAGCCATCTTCCTcccagaaccagaaccagaaacaaaagaagagaatacaGCTTACTATCGAACCAGAAACAGTCAACCAGCCtcttgaagacgaagacttgattCCTGGAAATGCCTTACAATGTTCTGTCAAGTCTGTGGAAGATCACGGGATTATCATGAATACCGGCAGAGACGGCTTGTCAGGTTTCATCTccaacaaggaaatcaagaacaCCCCAGACTTGGACGTTGAAATATTGAAACCTGGAAAAGTCTTGCTTACTAGTATTGTATCCAAGTCAGCTTCTAGAACCGTCAATTTGAGACCGATTCACTCGACTTCAGTATCGAAAAAGTCGGCTGTAAcatccatttcttctgtagatgCCGTTTTACCAGGTATTTTAGTGGATGCACTTGTAGCTGATGTCACAAAGAATGGTTTGATAGTCAAGGTATTTGGATTGGTAGATGCTACCATTAACTTGGCCCAACTACAGGAATTTGACTTCAATGCTTTGAAACACAAGTATGCCATTGGTAACAACATAAAGGCTAGAGTCATGGCTGTTCTCACCCGAGCCGGATctaagaagttgatcttaTCGCATTTACCCCACGCCATTTCCTACACCAGTACTGCCAGCAACCCAGATGCTTTAGAAGCTTTCCCAATTGGTCATGTGTTGGAAGATGCTGAAGTTGTGGGCTCTGATCCAAATTATGTCTTCCTCAAGTTTGGAGGTTCTATTCTTGGTCAAGTGCACAACTCCAAGATTGACAAGGATAAGACACTTGAGCACGACTTTAATCTTGGCTCAAAGCACAGTGCCAGAGTGATTGGCTTCAATAGCATAGACAACTTATTGGTGTTGACTATGGAATCCCATGTCATAAACTCTCAATACTTACATGCTTCTGATGTTCCTAACGGAACCGCCGTCAAATCATGTGAGATCATCAAAGTTTTACCTGAAGCTGGTGGAATTGTCATTAAAGTTCTCGACGAGTTCGAAGGATTTGTACCAGGCAGCCACATGTCTGACATCAAATTGGTATACCCTGAAAGAAAGTTCAAGGTAGGCAGTAAGGTCAGAGGCAGAGTGTTGAGCAAACAAGGTAACAAGTTAGTAGTGACATTTAAGAAGTCGTTAGTTAACattgaagacgatgaagttTTGGCCAGATTCGAAGATGCAAAAATTGGCTTCAAGACCCCAgccattgttgaaaaatttgttCACAATGGTGCCATTGTGTCTTTCTTTGGTAACTTGAGAGCTTTCTTGCCCAAAAACGAAATCTCAGAGACATTTGTAAGCAACGCTAGTGATTACTTGAGGTTGGGACAAACTGTCAACGTCAGAGTGTTAGACGTCaaacaggaagaaaagagaatgCTAGTCACCTTGAGGCATTCGTCGGAATTGACCAACACCCAAAAATCATCCATTGATGACTTGCAACCAGGGAAATCTATTGTAACCGTATCTGTTGTAGAAAAGACCAAGGACTCGGTTATTGTTGAGTTGGAAGGCAACAGCTTGCGTGGTGTCATATATACGGGCCATTTGACTGATGGCAACTACGAACAAAACAGAGCCTACGCTAAGAAATTATCCATTGGCGAAAagcttgaagttcttgtgCTCGAAAAGGATTTAAAGGCTAGAACGGTTATTGTTTCAGCCAAGAAATCCTTGATCGACGCTGCTAAGCAAGACGCCATCCCAGCTTACTTCAAGGATATCAAGGTGgacaacaagatgttgCGTGGTTTCGTCAAGTCTGTCACCAACAAGGGGTTGTTCGTATCCTTTGCTGGTAAGTTGACTGGTTTGGTGTTGGCTAAATATGCAACCAGCAACGAAAACGAGGacttattgaagaagttctacAAGTACCAATCGATTGCTTGTCGTGTTATCAACATTGATGAGGAAAACAAAAGattcttgttgactttgaagGATGTCAACGGCTCCAAGAACATCGACTCTGAGGCCGTAGTGAACCCAGTAGACACTagcaagaagttgattggtGACTTTGTTCCTGGTATCGCTACGAAGGCTGTCATCAAGTCGGTCAAAGGTACTCAATTGAACGTTCAGTTAGCTGATAACTTACAGGGCAGAATTGCAGCTACTGAGTGTTTCAACTCCTGgaatgaaatcaaggatAAGAAGCAGCCATTGTCTCAGTTCCACAAGGGTCAAGTTATTGATGTTAAGATTATCGGTTTCCACGATGCTAAGAACCACAAATTCTTACCCATAACCCATACCAGATCTAATAAGAACATCATCCTTGAGCTTTCTCTCATCAAGAAGGATCTCGAATCTTCCACTCCATACCAGGAGTTGACCTTTTCTAGCATCGTCCCCGGTTCCCAGCACATTGTATTTGTCAACAACATTGCCAAGGGCTATGTCTGGGCATCATTATCTCCAAACATCAGAGGACGTATTTCTTTCATGGAATTGACAGACAATGTTTCAGTGTTCgatgatcttgaaaacaaCTTGCCTATTGGTTCTGCCATCAGTGCAACTGTTAAGGAAGTTGACAATGAGCACCACTCGGTTGTGTTGACAGCCAGAAAGAACATGGTGGCTTCTATCAAGGATGTCAAAGTTGGTCAAAAGTACCCTGCCAGAATTTTGAAAGTCAGAGACACCTATGTTCTTGTCGAATTGGGCGAGAAGGTTGTAGCCTCTGCATTCATTACTGATGCATTGGACAACTATTCTGACAAATTGGAATCTGTCTTTACCACGAACGAGTTTGCTACTGCTACCGTCTTAGACATCGACACCGATTCAGAGAAGATAGCTGTCTCCTTACGTACCGACAGCCCTACTGACAAGGTGATCAACTCCATTGCTGACTTGAACCGTGGCGATGTCGTCAAGGGATTTGTCAAGAATGTAGCCAACAACGGTGTATATGTTTCATTGGGCAGATCTGTTCATGCTTTGGTCAGAGTTGCTGACTTGTCTGACGCCTACTTGAAGGACTGgaagaagtacttcaagCCACATCAGCCTATTTTGGGTAAGATCTCAGCCtgtaaagaagaaggcagaGTATTGATGACTTTGAAGGAAAGTGAGGTCAGCGGTGAGTTAAACGTCTTGAAGAGATTCGACGATTTGGTCGTTGGTGAAATCTTTGAGGGTTCTGTCAAGCGTGCTACTGATTTTGGTGTATTTATCAAGTTGGATGGTACTCTCAACATCACTGGTTTGTGCCACCACTCTCAAATTGCTGACAAGGATGTAGATAATGTTACTTCCTTGTTTGGTGAAGGTGACAGAGTCAAGGTCAAACTCTTAGCTATTGACAGCGACAAGAAGCAGTTGTCGTTGGGTATGAAAGCTTCATACTTTACTACTGgtgaagaaactgaaggAGAAACCGACGACATAGAAATGAAGGAAAGCGATGACGAgtctgaagttgaagaatccgaagaggaagaagccgaaaacgacgaagatgacgacgacgacgaa gaagacgaagaagaagacgtcGAAGAAAAATCGACTGGTTCTTTATCTGGGTTGGCCACTAATGGATTTGATTGGACTGCTTCCATCTTAGACCaagctgaagatgatgacgagTCTTCTGACGAAGAGGATTTCACCCAGGACAAGAAgtccaaaaagaaaaagcaGAATATCGTTGAAGACAAGACTGCTGACTTGAACACGCGTGCTCCACAGTCCGTGGCCGATTTCGAGCGTCTTCTTGTAGGAAATCCAAACTCTTCTATTTTGTGGATGAACTACATGTCTTTCCAATTACAATTGAGTGAAGCCGACAAGGCTCGCGAGATCGGGGAAAGAGCCTTGAAGACCATAAACTACCGTGACGAGCAAGAGAAATTAAACATTTGGATTGCCTTGctcaacttggaaaacacTTTCGGTACTGATGAATCCTTGGAAGAGATTTTCAAGCGTTCGACCCAGTACATGGACTCATTGACCATGCACCAGAAGTTGGTCAGTATCTACAGCATGTCGGAGAAATACTACCAGGCTGAAGAGTTGTATAAGGTGATGACTAAGAAGTTTGGCAAGTCTATATCCGTATGGGTTCAATATGGttccttcttgttggacCGTAAGTTACAGGAAGAAACACATGAGGTATTGGCCAAGGCATTGCAGACTTTACCCAAGAGAGATCATATTGAAGTTGTGAGAAAGTTCGCACAACTCGAGTTCAGCAAAGGGGATGCTGAACAGGGTAGATCCTTGTTTGAAGGTTTGGTTGCCGATGCTCCTAAGAGAATCGACTTGTGGAACGTTTACGTGGACcaagaaatcaaacaaGACAACAAGAGCAAGGTTGAAGACATCTTTGAGAGAGCTTTGGCTaagaagttgtcaagaaaacaggccaagttcttcttcaccaaatGGCTtgcttttgaagaagaaaagggaGATGAACAGATGGCTGCTAGAATCAAAGCCAGAGCCGTTGAGTACGCCCAATCTCACAAGTAG
- the GAT2.2 gene encoding GATA-family of DNA binding proteins-like protein (go_component nucleus~go_function transcription factor activity~go_process regulation of transcription, DNA-dependent~go_component nucleus~go_function transcription factor activity~go_process regulation of transcription, DNA-dependent): MTIPSQMHTPNPSISNPPVPIAVTTPEYNHRYTYISKPVVKHQRTESFPASFKFPRSPEELTDKELQSNKSRAGSFATSKSPTSTFVSPKRTHKSGSIDSTELKEAYDNANSPMNDVIVFWNKLGNSSDENFDIASAVESLSPGTVEQQLQNWRKVQSALTKFEDYRSVSASKTEALSSPKKQKTKKKSQRAPAPSLLPAPQLHKKDHKPKKKFGSTGEILPIKVDSSALGRPGHKEAVDYGGLNQELSIRAEMKCSHCRSKETPEWRRGPSGSRTLCNACGLFYSKLIRRHGLKLADKIIAERKEAGRVLDRKIA, encoded by the coding sequence ATGACGATCCCGTCACAAATGCATACGCCAAATCCTTCCATTTCTAATCCACCTGTACCCATAGCCGTAACTACTCCAGAATATAATCATAGATACACATACATCAGCAAACCGGTAGTAAAACATCAGAGAACAGAAAGTTTCCCTGCTCTGTTCAAATTTCCCAGATCACCAGAGGAGTTGACCGACAAGGAATTACAGTCTAACAAATCAAGAGCAGGAAGTTTCGCAACTTCTAAATCTCCTACTTCTACATTTGTAAGCCCCAAGCGAACTCATAAATCTGGGAGCATAGACTCTACcgaattgaaggaagcaTACGATAATGCCAATAGCCCCATGAATGATGTTATAGTGTTCTGGAACAAGTTAGGAAACAGCAGCgatgaaaattttgatATAGCCAGTGCAGTAGAACTGTTATCCCCTGGTACTGTAGAACAGCAGTTACAAAATTGGCGTAAAGTACAATCGGCACTTACCAAGTTTGAAGATTACAGAAGTGTTAGTGCCTCTAAAACAGAAGCTTTGAGTAGCCcgaagaaacaaaagactaagaagaagagtcaaCGAGCTCCAGCTCCTTCTCTTCTACCAGCTCCACAGCTACATAAAAAAGATCATAAACCGAAAAAGAAGTTTGGATCTACTGGAGAAATTTTACCTATAAAGGTCGACTCCTCAGCCCTTGGCCGTCCAGGACATAAAGAGGCTGTTGATTATGGGGGACTCAACCAGGAGCTCAGTATCCGAGCAGAAATGAAATGCCTGCATTGTCGGTCGAAAGAGACACCTGAGTGGAGAAGAGGACCCCTGGGAAGCCGAACGCTTTGCAATGCTTGTGGACTATTCTATTCTAAACTTATAAGGAGGCATGGGTTGAAGTTGGCCGATAAGATTATAGCAGAGAGGAAAGAAGCTGGTCGAGTTCTTGATCGGAAGATAGCTTAG